A DNA window from Candidatus Desulfatibia profunda contains the following coding sequences:
- a CDS encoding SDR family oxidoreductase, producing MMEIKFKRALVTGGAGFIGSHLVDALLEEGCRVTVIDDLSTGRISNLEHAKEQITFYQADIRDQELLDTCARDCDIIFHLAAMVSVPQTVENPIDSAMVNDLGTLFVLDAARKNTVKRLVLSSSCAVYGDDPQLPKHETMKPKPQSPYAVQKLTGELNARLYHELYGLEAVCLRYFNVYGPRQDPSSAYSGVISIFLTRAASQAPPVIYGDGNQYRDFVFVKDVVKANLLAASADGTAGKVFNIGTGAFVRINRLWEMICDLSGLSIEPKYEPSRPGDIRESVANIDLAKSVLGFDPEYDFSKGLKITFDWYKE from the coding sequence ATGATGGAGATTAAATTCAAGCGGGCACTGGTGACCGGCGGAGCCGGGTTTATCGGCTCTCACCTGGTTGACGCTTTGCTGGAAGAGGGCTGCCGGGTGACGGTGATTGACGACCTTTCCACAGGGCGTATATCCAATCTGGAGCATGCGAAGGAACAGATTACTTTTTATCAAGCTGATATCCGGGATCAAGAACTCCTCGACACATGTGCCCGGGACTGCGATATCATATTTCACCTGGCAGCTATGGTTTCGGTGCCTCAGACCGTCGAAAACCCGATTGATTCTGCCATGGTAAACGACCTCGGCACCCTTTTTGTTCTGGATGCCGCCCGCAAGAACACCGTCAAACGGTTAGTACTGTCCAGTTCCTGCGCGGTTTACGGGGATGACCCGCAGCTTCCCAAGCATGAAACCATGAAACCGAAGCCCCAAAGCCCGTATGCGGTTCAGAAACTCACCGGGGAGTTGAATGCCCGTCTTTATCATGAGCTGTACGGGCTTGAAGCGGTATGTCTGCGGTATTTCAACGTGTATGGACCCAGGCAGGATCCTTCTTCAGCGTATTCCGGTGTCATCTCTATTTTTTTAACCAGGGCCGCTTCCCAAGCCCCTCCGGTTATTTACGGTGACGGCAATCAGTACCGGGATTTTGTCTTTGTTAAGGATGTGGTCAAAGCCAACCTGCTTGCGGCCTCCGCCGACGGTACCGCCGGAAAAGTATTTAACATCGGGACCGGCGCTTTTGTCCGGATCAACCGGCTCTGGGAAATGATCTGCGACCTGTCCGGCCTGAGCATTGAGCCCAAATATGAGCCGTCAAGGCCCGGTGATATCCGCGAGTCGGTCGCAAATATCGACCTTGCCAAATCGGTGCTTGGTTTTGATCCTGAATATGATTTTTCAAAAGGCCTGAAAATTACTTTTGACTGGTATAAGGAATAG